The Synechococcus sp. MVIR-18-1 region ACCCACCAGTCGAGCGCTTTCAAGGACTCCATAGAGATCCAAAGCAACTTCGGCGTCTTGACCACCCTTCTTCATTTTGCTCCAAGGCGCTTGGTCGTTGAGGTATCCGTTCGCTTGAATGGCAAGCTGAAGAATGGCCTCAGCTGCTTTCTGAAAGGCCATGGAGGGCATGGACTCGCGGACAGTTGCGATGGCTGTTTCGGCTGCTTGGCGTAACGCATGGTGATCGCTGTCTTTGGACTCAACGATGGGTGTGGACTCGTTGAACCATTTGCGAGACATCGAAGAGGTTCGATTTAGTAAATTGCCGATGGTGTTGGCGAGGTCATTGTTGACGAGATCAACAAAACGCTGTTGTTGGAAATCACCATCATCTCCAAATTGAATATCGCGCAAGAGATACCAGCGCACGGCATCGGTGCCGCAACGATCCAAGAGCACGTCTGGATCAAGAACATTGCCAATCGACTTGCCCATTTTTTGCCCCTCTCTGGTTAAAAAGCCATGTCCGAATACTTTTTTGGGTAGAGGTAAACCTGCTGACATCAACATTGCTGGCCAATACACAGCATGGAAACGCAGGATGTCTTTGCCAATCACATGTTGATCTGCAGGCCAGCCAACAGCGTTTAGGCGTTCAAGGTCAATACTCCCACCGTCATCTAATAGAGCTGTGAGGTAGCCAAGTAAGGCATCAAACCAAACATAAAAGGTGTGGCCTTGATGTCCTGGTACAGGTAATCCCCAGTCCACATTGACCCTTGAAATGGAAAAGTCGCGCAATCCTCCCGCTACGAAATTCTGAATTTCTTTGCGCCGACTTGCTGGTGCAATGAAATCAGACTGGTTGAGAAGAGCTTCAATTTTGTCCTGGAAGTGCGATAAACAAAAGAACAGGTTCTCCTCATCTCTCCATTCCAATGGTTTCTGGTGGATGGAACAGGTTGGGTTGATTGCTTCGGCAGGATCATCTTTGAACTCCTCGCAGCCGACGCAATACCAACCGGTTTGACGGCCGCTACGGATATCTCCAGCCTGTTCACAGCGTTGGAAAAACTGTTGGACGAGAGGTAAATGGCGAGCCGATGTCGTGCGGACAAATCGATCGTGGCTGATGTCCCATTCTTTCCAGGCTTTTTCGTAGCTGGCTGTGACCCGATTGCAGTGATCGATAGGACTGATTCCTTGATCAGCGGCTGTGCGTTGAATCTTTTGACCATGTTCATCCACGCCAGTCACAAAGACCACTTCATGGCCTTCAAGTCTTTCAAAGCGAGCCAGTGCGTCACAGGCAACGGTGGTGTAAGTGCTACCTAGATGTGGTTTGTCGTTGACGTAGTAAAGAGGGGTTGTAAGGGTATAAATCATGGTCGTCCCGGGGTGATCCCCTTCCGGCCTTGGATCCTAACGACCTCCCTTCGTTTCGTCATGCCACTTCTCAACGTTGCGTCTGTCGATGAGGCCAGGTCAACTTGGCTGGCAGCGTTGCACCATTTGGCCCTTGTTGATGGAGACTTCGATCCTGAGGAACAGCGGCTGCTGGCCGAGCAGCTCAATGAAGACTGTCCACTTCAAGGTTTTGATTGGAACCACTGCCGTGCTCCCGATTGTTCTGACATCAACCGTCTGTTCTCTTCAGACCCCAATCGTGCGGAGCAATTCCTGAGGTCAGCGGTCGTGGTTGCTTTAGCGGATGGTCATCTCAGCCAATCTGAACTTGATTTACTCCAAACCTGGGCCTCAGCGCTTGGCCTCAACAGTGAACTGATTAACAGCTTGGTTCCCTGCTCTTCACGGGAGCCCCAGCCTTGGAAACCCTTGGATCCCCTGAAGCAATGGCTCGATGATTTGGATCCTCGTGACGAGAGGATTTCGTCCTTCATTGTTCAGCTGATTCCCTCTCAGTGCCCTTTTGAGCGAGACATTATTTTGTTTGGCCGCAAGCTGGTTCATGTCCCAGCGATGTGCAAAATCAATCCCTTGTACGAGCAGCTAGTAGCGCTGCGTTTTCGTTGTCTTGGCCACCTTTCCATGGATGAACAACTGCGGATCAGTTGTCGCGAATCGGCTCAGGTATGACCACGCAAACTTGCCATAGCCCAGTGGTGGTCTGGGGTGGTGGCACGGGCGGTGTTGCCGCCGCCCTTCAAGCTGCTCGATCCGATGCCAAGACACTTCTGCTCACCCCAGGTCGTTGGCTCGGAGGAATGGTCAGTACAGCAGGAGTGTGTTGTCCTGATGGCAATGAACTCGCCCCTTGGCAGACCGGCTTGTGGGGTGCCTTCCTCAGGGCTCTTTATCAAACCGAGCCAGAAGGCCTCGATCAGAACTGGGTGAGTTGTTTTGGTTATCGGCCAACGACAGCTGAACGGATTCTTCAAAATTGGGTGCAGGCACTCCCGAATCTTGAGTGGTGGGCTAATTGTCAGCTGCTGGATGTGGAACGTTCAGGATCAGCGGTGCAAGCAGTGCTGATCGAACGCGCTGGAGGTGTCCATCGCATTGGTTGCGACGTGGTGATCGATGGCAGTGATCGCGGAGAGTTACTGCCCTTGGTTCAGGCACCCTTTCGTTTGGGTTGGGAGGCTCAGGAGCTGTGGGGGGAACCGAGCGCTCCTCAAGCGCATCGTCTTAAAACGGAAGCCTTTTTTCGAGAGCAGCCAGTGCAGTCACCCACCTGGGTGGTGATGGGTCAGTTGCACAGCGATCACCCTTTCGCTGATCCTGCGTCAGAGCGGGAACTCGATGCTCCCCCGGTGTTGTCGGAGCCGTTTGAACAGGCCTGCGCAGCCTTTGGTGTGAATCGCACCATCAGTTACGGGCGCTTGCCTGGGGGATTGGTGATGCTGAACTGGCCCTTGCATGGCAACGACTGGCATCGAGGATTAGATCGAGCTTTCGACCCCAATCCCAAGGTCCAGCAGGAGCTGATGGCTGAAATGCAAGCCCACAGCCTGCATTTTGCCGATGAACTTCAGCGGTGTAGTGCCGGTGGGTTAACGCGGGGCGAGGCGTTCCCCCACGAGTCTGGAAGTCCTGCTCCCTGGTTGGCGGCCATGCCCTATTGGCGTGAGGGGCGCCGGATGGTTGGTCTCAAGACGGTGATCGAACAGGAGCTCCTGCCTCAGACGACCGGGCAATCGATCGCTGCGCTTCCATTCAATGACGCTGGTGCGTTGGACTCGATTGCTGTTGGCAATTACGCCAACGACCATCACTATCCCGGTCCTGATTGGCCGCTTGCCCCCAAAAGCTGTCGCTGGGGTGGCCGTTGGTCCGGGACTCCCTTTTGCATTCCCTATCCAGCACTAGTCAGTGCTGACCTGGAGAACTTGTTGAGTGCTGACAAGGCCTTCAGTACTAGCCATATGGCTAACGGGGCCACAAGGCTTCAACCGCTTATTTTCAATGTGGGGCAGGCTGCTGGAGCAGCCGCGGCCTTGTCGATTCGGCTCCAGCGTCCACTCGCTGCTCTGCCCGTTCGCCTTCTTCAAGAGCTCCTGATCGAGGAGCCCACAGCTCCCTCTGGAATCGTTCCGCTTTGGGACACTCCTTGGCATCATCCGGATTGGCAACACAGACAGCGCGCATGCCTAGATAACCCTGAGCTTCTCGGCGGCGATGGGGCTTGGCTCGGTTCTGATGCGCACTCTGGGATGGCACCTCCTCCCCAGCCTCAACAGGATGTTTGGTCAGGAACGCTGCTGCCTGATGGCCAAGGTGGATACGAATTGGAACTTGTGAGCGGCCGGCGTTGGCCCTTGATCACCCTCGAGCCTGACTTGAGCAGTTGGCTGGCGCATCAGGAACGCCCGAAGGCCGTTGAGTTGCTCGCGGTGGCCAACCCCTGGGGGCCCTGGTTACGGGGCATCAGCCTGCAGGGCTCCAGTGGGATTTAGTGAGCAGAAGCCACCAGCCTGAGTTGATCACGAGCCGAGTCAACATGCTGCACATTGACGAGCAGGCCCTCACCTGGTTCTGAATCTCTTGGACATTCAGCCGCCACATCCATGGCTAGATCGTCAATGCGCACCAGTCCAAGCTGATCCTGAGGACGCAACCAGCGCAAGAACTGAGCAGCCCACTGCTCTTTGTGATGGAGTTCAAACCACACCTGTTGCCAGTGGCGTTGGTCTTCCCTCGAAATACCAATGCCTTCACGCACCGCTGCATCAAAGTCGCTGATGAGCAGTTGCATGGCATCGCGATCCAGGGCTTCCTCGCCATTGAGTTGGGCTTGGAATTGCCGCTGCACAACAAGATCGCCATAGCGGCGAATGGGTGATGTGGCTTGGGCGTAGGAGGCGAGTCCCAAACTGAAGTGGGCCGCAGGTTGTGTTCCCATCAATCCGCGACTGAGACAGCGCTTGATAGCAGCGAATCGAACGGCTCCATCTGGCAGTGCCTCCAATTCGGAGCTGGGGGGGAGGTCAGCGGGGAGCTGGCTGCGGAATGGCAAAGCCAGGTCCTGCACTTCCGCAATTCGGGCTACCACCGCACCAGCCAAAATCATCGCTTCAGCCACCATCTGCCTGGATCTCCCAGGTTCACTGACCTCAAGAGAGGGCTGACCATCTCGACAACGAATCCTGCCTTCTGGCAGATCCATGAGAAGGGCCCCATTGCGAACTCGGCAGTCCCGCCTGCGGCTGAGAAGCGCATCCAATTCTGCTAAATCGGTGTCTTCTGGTGGCGCTAAGTCGATCAACTCATCGGCGTCTTCATAGCTGAGTCGATAGGTGGGTTGCACCCAGCTGCGTTGGATTCCGTGATCTCCGAGCTCACCGTCGCTGGTGAGTTCAGCCCAAATGCTCCAGGCAGCCGTTCGCGTGCGTGCTCGCAAACTGAAAGGCCCCGTCGACAAGCAATCTGGAAACATCGGCAGATTGCCTTTCGCTAAGTAGAGGCTGCTTCCGCGCCGCCTGGCTTCGAGGTCGAGAGCTGAGTCTTGATCGATCAGTCGCCCCGGGTCTGCGATGTGAATCCAGAGTCGTTGCGTGCCATCCTCGCGACGCTCCAGCGCGATCCCGTCATCAATATCTCGCGTGTCTTGATCGTCGATCGTGACGCAGCGTTGATCGCAAAGATCGATGCGCTTGGAGTCACCGGGGCGTTCGCTTGTATTGAGCTCCACCAAGCGCTCAGCCTCCTCAAGCAGAGCCGGGCTGAATCCTGATGACCAGGTTGTGCCAGCCATCGATGCGAGTTGATGGGGGTCCCAAAGGCCGAGGTCCACCAAGAGAAGGCGAAGATCTGCCCGGTCTTGATCAAGACGCAGACCCACCAGGCTTTGCTGAACGACCCGGTCAAGTTGGGCGAATTCGAGGGACCCTGAAACCACGTCCATGAGTTGTTCCAACCTGTTGCTAAGCGCTGGTGGAAGGCTTTGCAGATCAAGTTGTTGTCGAGCGCTGAGTAGCTTTTTCCAACGCTGCTCTACTTGCTGTTCAAGAGCTTTGAGCCGTTGTTGTCGGCGTAGCGGTTTTAGTTCGACAGCCGAGCGAGCCTTGATCTGATCCTGTTTGTAACGGAACCAAAGTTGGGGCCCCATCAAGGCCAACCAACACAGGGCTAATTGGCTCGGGTTGGTCCCTCCACAGACGAGATCACTAAAAAAGTCGATCTCGACCGTCTCGTCTGATTCCAGGAGCAAGAGCCAAGCTGCGCCCCAACTGCGACGATCGAGACAGGAGGGATCAAGCTGCTCGGCCTTGAGATGCCATGGAGAAGCCCCCAGTCCATCGGGGAGCTCAGCTCCAGATGGCAGGGGGCAAATGAGATCTAATTGCCGCTGGGGTAATACAACGGATTTGCGATCAAATCCAAGCTTCAAGCGCGCTTTGCTGCCTTGAAGAGATTCAACGACAGCCAGTTGATTCCCCTTCGACTCTTGAACGCCGACAAGATCTCCTGGTTGGAGAGCGGACGAAGCCAGTGGATCAGCCTTCTGGGTTAACGAAGGGAAGCAACGCCACAATGCGTGCACGCTTTACAGCATTGGTCAGGTCGCGCTGCTGCTTGGCAGTCAACCCAGTCAAACGACGAGGAAGGATTTTTCCGCGTTCGGTGATGAATTTCTTGAGCAGAT contains the following coding sequences:
- the metG gene encoding methionine--tRNA ligase; the encoded protein is MIYTLTTPLYYVNDKPHLGSTYTTVACDALARFERLEGHEVVFVTGVDEHGQKIQRTAADQGISPIDHCNRVTASYEKAWKEWDISHDRFVRTTSARHLPLVQQFFQRCEQAGDIRSGRQTGWYCVGCEEFKDDPAEAINPTCSIHQKPLEWRDEENLFFCLSHFQDKIEALLNQSDFIAPASRRKEIQNFVAGGLRDFSISRVNVDWGLPVPGHQGHTFYVWFDALLGYLTALLDDGGSIDLERLNAVGWPADQHVIGKDILRFHAVYWPAMLMSAGLPLPKKVFGHGFLTREGQKMGKSIGNVLDPDVLLDRCGTDAVRWYLLRDIQFGDDGDFQQQRFVDLVNNDLANTIGNLLNRTSSMSRKWFNESTPIVESKDSDHHALRQAAETAIATVRESMPSMAFQKAAEAILQLAIQANGYLNDQAPWSKMKKGGQDAEVALDLYGVLESARLVGWLLQPLVPDLSERILAQLNQSSDLDNWSGQLVWGGLESGHPLPQPQPVMQRLELEEAL
- a CDS encoding Mo-dependent nitrogenase C-terminal domain-containing protein, whose amino-acid sequence is MPLLNVASVDEARSTWLAALHHLALVDGDFDPEEQRLLAEQLNEDCPLQGFDWNHCRAPDCSDINRLFSSDPNRAEQFLRSAVVVALADGHLSQSELDLLQTWASALGLNSELINSLVPCSSREPQPWKPLDPLKQWLDDLDPRDERISSFIVQLIPSQCPFERDIILFGRKLVHVPAMCKINPLYEQLVALRFRCLGHLSMDEQLRISCRESAQV
- a CDS encoding FAD-dependent oxidoreductase, translating into MTTQTCHSPVVVWGGGTGGVAAALQAARSDAKTLLLTPGRWLGGMVSTAGVCCPDGNELAPWQTGLWGAFLRALYQTEPEGLDQNWVSCFGYRPTTAERILQNWVQALPNLEWWANCQLLDVERSGSAVQAVLIERAGGVHRIGCDVVIDGSDRGELLPLVQAPFRLGWEAQELWGEPSAPQAHRLKTEAFFREQPVQSPTWVVMGQLHSDHPFADPASERELDAPPVLSEPFEQACAAFGVNRTISYGRLPGGLVMLNWPLHGNDWHRGLDRAFDPNPKVQQELMAEMQAHSLHFADELQRCSAGGLTRGEAFPHESGSPAPWLAAMPYWREGRRMVGLKTVIEQELLPQTTGQSIAALPFNDAGALDSIAVGNYANDHHYPGPDWPLAPKSCRWGGRWSGTPFCIPYPALVSADLENLLSADKAFSTSHMANGATRLQPLIFNVGQAAGAAAALSIRLQRPLAALPVRLLQELLIEEPTAPSGIVPLWDTPWHHPDWQHRQRACLDNPELLGGDGAWLGSDAHSGMAPPPQPQQDVWSGTLLPDGQGGYELELVSGRRWPLITLEPDLSSWLAHQERPKAVELLAVANPWGPWLRGISLQGSSGI
- a CDS encoding ribonuclease catalytic domain-containing protein, with translation MHALWRCFPSLTQKADPLASSALQPGDLVGVQESKGNQLAVVESLQGSKARLKLGFDRKSVVLPQRQLDLICPLPSGAELPDGLGASPWHLKAEQLDPSCLDRRSWGAAWLLLLESDETVEIDFFSDLVCGGTNPSQLALCWLALMGPQLWFRYKQDQIKARSAVELKPLRRQQRLKALEQQVEQRWKKLLSARQQLDLQSLPPALSNRLEQLMDVVSGSLEFAQLDRVVQQSLVGLRLDQDRADLRLLLVDLGLWDPHQLASMAGTTWSSGFSPALLEEAERLVELNTSERPGDSKRIDLCDQRCVTIDDQDTRDIDDGIALERREDGTQRLWIHIADPGRLIDQDSALDLEARRRGSSLYLAKGNLPMFPDCLSTGPFSLRARTRTAAWSIWAELTSDGELGDHGIQRSWVQPTYRLSYEDADELIDLAPPEDTDLAELDALLSRRRDCRVRNGALLMDLPEGRIRCRDGQPSLEVSEPGRSRQMVAEAMILAGAVVARIAEVQDLALPFRSQLPADLPPSSELEALPDGAVRFAAIKRCLSRGLMGTQPAAHFSLGLASYAQATSPIRRYGDLVVQRQFQAQLNGEEALDRDAMQLLISDFDAAVREGIGISREDQRHWQQVWFELHHKEQWAAQFLRWLRPQDQLGLVRIDDLAMDVAAECPRDSEPGEGLLVNVQHVDSARDQLRLVASAH
- the rpsR gene encoding 30S ribosomal protein S18, which translates into the protein MSSSFFKKRLSPIKPGDPIDYKDVDLLKKFITERGKILPRRLTGLTAKQQRDLTNAVKRARIVALLPFVNPEG